The uncultured Bacteroides sp. genome has a segment encoding these proteins:
- the thpR gene encoding RNA 2',3'-cyclic phosphodiesterase has protein sequence MRIYIGVDLPACVKESLLESQLQLKKLGVKGSWKSAKYLHITLEFLGEVLPETIPVLAKIVDTVVSDKKAFRLNIDRIGAFPSFKRAHTIWAGINGSVRKLNQIWSDLHTELEKNGFELQKSPFSPHISILSHPKEMETDISSFQLRRPGKFTISEIIIFESKEVDGKRIYPDLYRAKLKL, from the coding sequence ATGAGAATATACATTGGAGTTGATCTGCCGGCCTGCGTAAAGGAATCCCTTCTTGAATCGCAGTTACAGTTAAAGAAACTGGGAGTAAAAGGTTCGTGGAAGTCGGCAAAGTATCTTCACATTACGCTGGAGTTTCTGGGAGAAGTGCTTCCTGAAACAATTCCTGTATTGGCTAAAATAGTGGATACCGTAGTTTCTGATAAAAAGGCGTTCAGGCTGAATATTGACAGAATAGGTGCCTTCCCGTCTTTTAAGAGGGCTCATACAATATGGGCAGGAATAAATGGAAGCGTGAGAAAGCTGAATCAAATTTGGAGCGATCTTCATACAGAACTGGAGAAGAACGGATTTGAATTGCAGAAGTCACCATTCAGTCCTCACATCTCTATACTCTCCCACCCTAAAGAGATGGAAACGGATATTTCTTCGTTTCAGTTAAGAAGACCGGGGAAATTTACCATATCTGAAATTATCATTTTTGAAAGCAAAGAAGTGGATGGAAAACGAATCTATCCGGATTTGTATAGGGCCAAATTAAAATTGTAA